Within Hydra vulgaris chromosome 02, alternate assembly HydraT2T_AEP, the genomic segment tcgtttttttaaaaattcagaatttaaaaattattttataggaATATATGCTTTTGACGAACTAAGTCAAACAAAAACACACATTCATATTAttcaacaaatgaaaaaaaatggttCCTTTATCATTTACAACAATGAAACTACAAAAGACGCAGGTCAACATTGGAGAGTGTTGATGAAAATAGACAAGggtcattttttttgttttgatagttTAGGTGAAGAAAGTGTATTGCAACAAATTCCAATTCatttaagatttaataaatatttgtttgaagCAGTAGAAGAAGTGAATAGCAATATACAAATCAACACGATTAACATTAACTACAACGAAATTGAAATTAATTCTTATATACGACAATCCAATCATTTTCCTACAGAATGGACAGCAGAAAATCGTGAATTTTATTGGTTtaccaaatttattttaaaatatagcgAAATTACTGGTaatcaaaatgtatttttttcatacaatAAATTTCCTTTTCAATGGAATGATAGTAGTTTATGTGGTGCATTTGCCGCTTATTTTGTAGCTCTAGTCTTTCGCAGCGaaaatgtattatatacagATCAAATATATTTACCTTCGTTGTGCAGACtgttaaaccattatttttttgaagtaacAACGCTTCATGCCTCTTCACTagttcaaataaatctttattcattttttcagtttattaaaCACGAACTCTTTCCACACCTTGATAACACTGCTAAACAACTGTTTGAAAAAGACATGCAGttgcatttttatatgaaaaaacagGAAAATCTGGAACGTGATCTTTTGTctatgaaaacaaaacaaattccTTTACATTATGATATTTACGAAAAACAATTATTAGCTCAAAATGCtgctaaaagatttttaaaagatgcAGGATTCTTAAGAACAAATTATGAAGGTACGTGGGGTAAGTTATCCCTATTGGATATTCAAGCCATTCCAGCTGTGATGAACGAGGAAAACATTTATTACATGATGCAAAATGAAATGGATAGAATTTACGCAAACAATTATACGCGATTAAAGACTGCCAATCAATTTTTAGATGTACCTATTGATGATGTCATgactaaaaaagaaataaaaaggcAGATTGCTctgaatttaatataaacagaaTGAAGAGAACAGCACACACGCTATTAGAAGAAATCGTAGAAGAAAAATGCACCACGTGCAACGGATATGGTGAACTGTTTTTcgttgttttaaaagaaaaaaaaaatcaacatttgttaaaaaactgcACTATCCACGTTGTAAATCAAGAAGTATGGATTTTTAATACTGTTACCAAAAGATCTGCAAAAAtacatctttataaaataaattgtttaacttgcaaaggaaaaaaaactattctaataaaacgatataaaaagaaacgagaacaagaaaaaagaaacaatttgttatatgtacatatttattcatttaatgaattaatataatattttacaactttttttttaatatacttcaAACACTTTATCCGGAGGCATATAAGGGTTGGCAGGTTTTGTAACAACAGGAACAGGAggcgtttttgtttttttgcctTTCCACGCTTTTTTTATACTGTATAACAGCGAACCCACTTGCAATGCGTTAGTTACATTTTTAGGCGTGATAAAATCGGCTAATCCTCTTCCTCTTCTGCGTATTCTCTTTCTATGACTTTTACGTCTTTTTGATCTCAAATATCTTTTTCGCTTAAAAGCCATTTTTGTTGACAATGCTCaacataaactaaaaaatgtttcaaaggaagtttaaaagtttcaaaaggaACTTCTTCATATATAAACTCAATAATAAATTCATCGTTGAAACGTGttactttaataattattcCCCGTTGGTAATGATGCGTCAATGAAAAATCACCCTTTGCTttactatttgttttaaacagtgaaatataaaaatcttgtaATTTTGCAAACGTTAATTTTGCAAACCTCTCTAAAtaatcattcatttttttatgtctgcTTCTTCGAGTTAATTTTGCAAAGCTCTCTAAATAATCATTCATTCTTTTATGTCTGCTTCTTCGAGTTGCCAAACATTAAATGTCTCTTTAATAACATCAACAAAGTCTTCATAATTCATTTCAAATGTGGAACAAATGTGGTTGATTTCaccataaaaaaattcaatatggGCTTTATTATTATCACGAGTTACTTTGATTTGTTTACTTGCATCCAAAcgaaatactaatttaaaatcgcctttaacatgttttaaaatatcgcTAGCTTCAAACTTGGAAGCTTCTACATTCATAACTGTGTTATAAAATTcgtttaaacaagttttaaactccattttttttttttgtttattttcaaatgaatattttttcttcaaatgaattttttttatttcaaaacaaacaaatttatagtactttttttaaaaaaaaacagaaaatacactatcaaatattttttttatcaatatatttttggtattttattaccaatataaaaaacacCGTCATATACATGTGATatgctatatattttatttataatatcaaaatctAATATAAATCCACCAAAAAAAGTAGATGTTTTTGTGTGTCCATTTTCTTTATCTCCGCTGATAATTTCAACAACACCGTTTTCATATTCGTACGTAAGAATATAATCGCCATAAGCACTTGTGTCTGTACGTAAATTTTTGAGCTTTTGACTCTGTTTTTCATTATCTTTCAATAACCAAAGACactctttaatattttcttcaacATAATCTCGAAATTTTTGCACAAAACATTtgtcacaatattttttaatgtgacTTTTTCTTTTGGCGTGTTTACACACTATTGaattcattttcttttgtaaatgAACGTTTTTACAGAATTGAGCTattttatacatgttttttaatccgattaaactatagttttaaacaaatcaccAATTAAAGGAATACCTCCTAATAGGTTGCCAAGAAAACCTTTACCACGCTTTCTATAACTACGTTTTCGTCCTTTACCAATTAAAGAATGATAAGGTCTAGGATTAGGTTTCGATTTTCGATgaacaaaaatatatcttttagcATTTCTATGCCCTCTATGTCTTCTATgtctcattttttaataaatatttctgtGTTTATCGCGATCtacttttgttaaaacaaaacgATATATCGGTTTTCCTACTCGATTCATTTCGcgattttgtttattatttatatacttgctTTTTGTTTTTCGATAACACATCAGTGCTTTTCTACAATATTGacgctttattttttttaaatttttcttaactcTTCTACGTCTTAGAGTTCTTAGTTCTGTATTATTGGGATCAGTTAACTCGTTTTCATCAAAAGAGGTCctatcaaaaaattcaaaaaaagcatCCCTATGAAAAGGCCATTTTCCATCTACTGTATATTTGGGTAATTTAGATGTATATTTAGGTCTCAAATTGCTTTTATAAGAAGGTGTTGAAAATAAATTCCGTCTTACAATCATACGGGAaaaatcaatatcatctgcagccatttttgtctttttttttaactttaacttttttgactttaacttttttttgactttaactttttttcgacttgtatttttttatatcttttttttttttttacaatataaaaaacatagtGTCACCCTGACACAACCTTACTTATTCTGTCTTTACTTTATCTTAGTAGGCCTACTtacttgtgtttttttcttacagtctttattttttttttatacggCCGTATTTTttcttacttacttacttaacCTTACTTAGTCCTTACTTAACTTACTTAGTCCTGACTTAGTCCTTAGCCTGCTTACTCACACACTCGTTCTCACATCACTAATTCTTTCGAGTTAGTGTTTTCACTCGACACACTCACTAATTCTTTCGAGTTAGTGTTTTCACATTGAACTTTCTATACTTTCTAGACGCACTCACTAATTCTTTCGAGTTAGTGTTTTCACATTGAACTTTCTATACTTTCTAGACGCACTCACTAATTCTTTCGAGTTAGTGTTTTCACATTGAACTTTCTATACTTTCTAGACGCACTCACTAATTCTTTCGAGTTAGTGTTTTCACATTGAACTTTCTATACTTTCTAGACGCACTCACTAATTCTTTCGAGTTAGTGTTTTTACATTAAACTTTCTATACTTTCTACTACCCTCAACGAGAATCGAACCCACGACGGTCTAATGGCATGGCGTTTGAAACATAGTGCGGCGAGCGAATGCACTATGCTACGTCGACGTATTGGTTcataaagttttgaatttatttaacatgttgTTTTAACACTTATCACAGAGTTTTTTTCTTCgcagtgtttttaaaaagttgtttactccgtattttaatctttttaatcttGTTCATAAAAGCGTTATTATAACTTTCTAAATTTAACTAACATGACACAGCATTTTCTTTTCATTGAATAAAGTTGCATCACTTTAGCTTTTATTTCGCGTTAATCTGTAGagattaaattttatacataaaaagcgtgttttttttgttaacaaaatcaaaaatgacaaaaacattaacaaaacgttcgattaaaaaaacaaaatatttttttaacgatGAAGTCGTcggaaaagaaataaattttaaagaaaacgaACTATCTTTAGAAGAAGAACCAGAAATCATAAGCGATGACGATTCGGTTATAATAATAGAAGATGAAGACGCAATATtggattttaatatttttataaacgacCCAGACAAAATAGACTTTGTcgtaaaaaatcaaactgttgAACCtccaaaagaaaaagaaacctCCTCTGAAAAAGAAATAGACGAAGCTCCATTAGAATTTGCAGAAGCACCggtcaacaaaataaaagtttgttttttaatattttttacactttttcattatttcttttctttacacataagatttttttatatatttttttagaaaaaaagcaagTCATATAAACGACGCAATGCTATaagaaaactaaattatttaataaaaagaaatgtttacaatttgtaaatatattatttttgtctattttttcgTCGTatatttgcttcttttaatTGATGTTTAATATCGACATAGGATTCAGCAGTATGAACCCAACGTTTTATTCTTTTGCCAACTCTTCCAAGTTTACgatttgttttattatctttatatctGTTATTTGTTCTTCGTAAACACGATAATATTCTTTTACAATTGCTCGGTAAATACTGATTTTCAGTCTGTGTCGATGTTGAACTTTGTTTTCTACTTGTTTGTGTTTGAACTGCTTTTTTTGTTCTAGGAACTGTTGTTTTTGTACGTGCCATATTGACAGTGTTTAATGATCTAGGAGTATACCTTATTTTaggcattttataaaaaaaatgatatttataactatttataattattacaataaaataaagagtatttatttctaaataaacctattttttttagttttaataatgagatatataacaataaacaatataaaatatgaagTGTTTAGCGATACTATCAACGATCAATTTTTCattattcaaaatgaaaaaaaaaaacccatcaGTCTAGTATTTCCATACGACGCAAAAAGAGGTAAttgttttttatggttttttttcatttttataagaaaaattattattttttaaaatactattttttttctagaaaaagaaatgcaaaaacttagagactttaaaaactttgtcaGACAAAATTTTGTAGATGAAACAAGATTTTCTCGCACTCGtcgtaagttttttttaactttactattttttcttattaaaaaaattcattttttaaaaaaatattttctttttttagataatccCTATCCACGTTCACCACCATCACCATCACTACTATCGCCACTATCACCACTATCACCACGTTCGCCACCACAAACACCACCAGAACCCAATAGGGAAGTAGGTCCTTCTCACTGGGACTACTCTCCTCGTAAGTTAAActtgaaccttttttttattttattaaaaagtataaatattttttaatatcccctttgtctgtttttttttagagagtCCAGATCCTGAAAATACAGAAAGCGAAATTTTATGAgcttttgtatatatttttttatagaaaaaaatttttttttagttgttattactattttgttattactattatatatatatatacattactattttttttgttattactattttaatatttgtcgtttttgttaaatttaaaattaaaaaagtattaattttttctttatattttttttgcttatttgaatttttacattttttattacaatattttttaatacaatagaattttacatcattttttaatacaatagaaaaaaaatgtacaaacaaataataaatacaatttcaaaacaattaaatcacCATTGGAAACAATTAGCGATTGATCTACACTTTAAAAgacacattattaaaaaaattgacgtgaattatataaaaaactttgacaaaattaaaaaaattttaattctttatttaacgcaacacaaagataaaaaaagagctttaaatcatttatattatgtaataacAAGATGGGAAATTGAAACCGACAAGcaagaacttttatttaatttattacaatgtaaattagttttatttaatatttaatgtttttatattttttagcataaaataatgaattttacacgattaaaactaaaaatagcaCAACATTTACAAACACATTGGCAAACGTTAGCCGAATATCTGGACTACAAAAACCGTGATATCGTATGCATACAAACTGATTATCGTGATACTAACGAAAGAATGATgagacttttaaatttaatttatcaaagaaaAGGAACCGAATTCGAAGCAGCTCGTGCTTTATATGATGCGTTATGGACATGGTCAGTTGACAtgacaacaaaacaaaataatttagaactattaaaaaatatagaagaaactatgaaaataattgaaaactatatattacaataatttttttataatttttttgtaatttttttattttttttagcaaactaatatatttaaaaaaaatgaaacaatacGTCAAAAAATGTGGATGGTAAGTTTTgtcatttgttttttctttgttttttttttataatttttttatatttttttcttttttttctttttagttatgTAGATTATATTAACAAAGAGAGTCTTTGCTATCACGAGTTGTTATTGACAAAAGAAGAAGAACAAGATTTGGAAGAACTTATGGAAATGGAAGAATTAACAGAGGaagattatgaaaaatatttagttcaatTAGTACAAGAAATGGAAGAAGAAGAATCAGATGATATTGAAGAACTTAAATTACAAATGTTGGAAGAAGAAATGGAAAAAGAAGTGgaagaaatagaaaaagaaatgcATGAAATCTTAGATGAAATGGATTGGGAACAATACGTTATAGACGTTATGAATAAAATGGACAACTTACCAGagctttatttataattttttatttataaatatatcttttttttagtcaaataaaataacaagcatcactttttaaataataaactcgACAACAAGAACACCATGGtttgaaattgctttttatcataaactttttatcgTATTGCAGCATAAGACGAACTGTTGTAATAAAATGAGAtcactttattttgtaattttttttcatcgtATTGCATCATAAGACGAACTGTTGTAATAAAATGAGAtcactttattttgtaattttttttctttttttttagacaactaaaaaaatgaataataatgatgattatgaagATATGTTTCCTGGGTTTGGTGATTATTTAAacgaagaagaaaaagaaatagaaaatataacttttaacaatatatttgaagaagaagaagaatttattgaaaagaaccttatttatatttttattcttttatatgttttattgagcaattttgtttatttattaattcttttatgttaaaaaagacatgtatatttttttatatttttttatataaataaatgtttttttttcagcaactaataaaaaaaatgtcagccAACATATATCCTTGCTGTTTTTGCGACAAAGAATTTAGTGCAAAAGAACTTTTACAGCATCAAGCAGATTGTTCTACAGAACAATACTCCCACGAATGTTTCACCTGTAAAAAAAAGGTACAAGATTTGTTAAACCACGAATGTGATTACGAATTTCtagatatacaaaaaatatgttttttttgtaataccAAAATCGATGATCAAGATTATTATGAGCACTCTGTCATCTGCTTTCAATATTATAAAGAGCAACAAAATCGTTATTTGAACCAAGTCGTTCAAGacgaaaagaaaaatttaaattatttgaatctTTCTATGAATCAAATCATGATTAAAATGAAGAGTcttcaagaaaaagaaattaaaaatctaaaagaagAAAACGACAAACTTCAACAAACTCTAGCAAAAACGAACCAAGAAATGGCAGAATTAAAAAGTCTCTGTTATGACAACATGTTGGTTTTAGCAAATCAACAAGATACAGAACATCTCAAACaagaaataacaaaactttatcatattGCAGAAGAAAATAGCACAGAATTCTTAGCTTTAAAAAATTCCATTCAACAACCTAAAGAAGTCAAGGTAATTCAACACGTTTTTAAAGACACGCAATTGATCAAACTCGATCAAATGAATCTCAGACTGTTATcagatgaaacattttattcagaACCCATTTACACATCAGAAGGATACCGTTATCGAATAAAAGTGTATACACGAAGTACCGTCATCAACAATCTAGCCATTTACTTTCAATTGTTAAGAGGTGACTTGGACGATGGTTTACAATGGCCTTTTACCAAAAATGTTAATATCACCTTGAGAaataaagaacaattttttactCGTACTACTACCAACAATAATTATCTTCAACTTTTAGACGACAGTTCATTTGATAAACCTACCACTGAATATAATGTGGCTGTTGgttataagaattttatttcaCACGAAGAACTAAAAccatttattattaacaataatttatttattacgaTTAGTAtacaataacatattttatgtaaaaaaatgtatttatcctattttttaaaatgtttttttttgtactttatcTAACATTATTaacccttatttttttttagattaactaataaaaaaaaatgaataccaTTGATATATTCAGAGAAATTAGTTTGGAACTAACAACCAACAACGTGCAATCTATCAAATTCTTACTCAGAATACCATTAGgaatcaaacaaactttaaaaaatggtttggatATGATAGAATACTTTAAAGATCATACTATTCAAAGTGAACATGGTCATCTTTACGAATCATTAGAAAGTAAATTGGAATATCTACTTGTATTATGTAAAACAATTCATCGAAATgatattttcaacaaatacaaaaataaaataccacGTCTTCCTAGTTACGAAGAATGCGTTGTTAATAATCCACCTGTATATGCATATCCAAGTGCAGTTGTAGAAGCAAAACAACAAGAActatttcatttatataatCCAAAACCAGCTAAAGCACCTGAATGTGCACAAGAATtcatttaactcttttttttttaggaaaaaaaattttttacttgtataactttttttacttgtattaactttttttacttgtataactttttttacttgtattaactccatttgtaaactttttttttttttttagacaactaattaaaaataatgggAAGCAACTGGGGAAATATTAGAAGAATACTTGATAAAGAAGAAATTACACTTCGTCACTTTTTACAAAGACTTCATCAACAAATGGCacgagaaaaaaagtttatagaaatagaCAAAGAAACAAGAAAAGCTAGTCATTATTTAGAATTCAACATtctttcttatattaaaaactttgaaaaacaaacagTCATCTGGTTTAGTCCAGAAGAACGTCATTTTTcttattatcaatttattttcgACAGTTTTAGTTTGAATCACTTTAACAGATTTACCCGTGAAATTCAATCACAACTTAGCTTGAAAGATTTGTGCAAAAGAACTTTGGCTTATCGAcgaatttatttagaatttcaagagttgcaaaagaaaattatttctttatttgataaaaccAAACTACCACATAGCAAATGGaaagataaagataatattCGTTTGTTATTTTACAGCTTTCATTCCATTGttgattttgaatttgattcctattttaatatttttaataatcgtttattattttttaatcttcaaaGAGAATATCTTTACAAATTATTTCATATACTTTTCACAGAAATATCTTATTTTGCTGATCCAAATAAACAACTGGAAATACATTTAATACGAAAATTATATCGTTTAATCATGGAATATATAAATTGGtcacaacaacaatatttttatactattgaaccttgttttattcattttcaaattgtaaaacactatttttaattttttttaattttttttttagttaactaataaaaaaaatgcaaagaagtAAGCACTTTTATGAATACGACATTATCCACATTGTGAATTGGTTTACATccgaaacaaaaaataacatggATGTAGACTTGAAAACGTTAAAAGATTTGTGTAAAAGAAAATTGGCATATAGAAGAATTAAAATCgaatttgaattattaaaagaacagcttggaaatttatatatttatgatgatgaaaacaaatctttttatatttgtgaCTTTTCTTATGATTACGACATTAGTTGTTTATTAAAtcataattcattttattgggtacaaagaaaaattatatatcctTTATACGAAATGTTTAGATCGCACTATAATAAtcgttatattaaaaatgaacaacttgattttttttataattgtattagAAAATACATTCAATGGGCAATAgatcaatattattatattcgtgaaaataattttgtacatTATAAtgatatcattttatatttatagacaaactaataaaaaaaatgaaatacggtTACAGCAAAAGAAAGCCaaacaaaaaagtgaaaaaacaaatgaaaggtatattttttttctgtatttatttttatcattaaaattttttattaattctatttttttgtttttttacagccATGTATGCCtactattttacaataaataaacattcGTTAAACCACTCAGATACAATTAACCGAAGATACTTTTGTATTAAACAATGTGGCGTATGTCAAGCGTgctacttgaaaaaaaatgattaacttttttatacagaaatatatattttattgcatatttgtgtcttttttttttattgtatattaatgtcttttttttattctttatttttttacttttttataacaatttctatttttttctaacattctttttctttagatataaataaaaaaaatgaattcaaatGAAAACTGGGAAGATGATCTCACTGATTCCACATTCGAGCTACCACcaccaaatataaaatttaaaaaaatgaatgcgaAATTAAAAGGATTAGCCTTCGAGAAATGCTTGGAAGACGAgctagaaaaaataaacattaataagaaaaaaacttctataaacGAATATATAAAAGCGAACTTTTCTATTCAcaaatcataaactttttttaattgaaattttttattgtactttttttattaacatttttttttgtacaactatttttataaataaaaatttttttttagctaactaaTACAATGTGTGGAAATCGCAATTGTACTGTCAAAAACACAATCCAATTAACTGGTGAAGAACTGATATTTGTCTTGATGTCtgcagaaaaatatcaaaaatcattttttgaagaACTCGACATTTATAATCATTATGTCACCATCGGAAAACAATATTATCCAAACATGACATTTGAAAACTTTGTCAAAGAAAAATATCCTATTttcagagaaaaaaataaatcaatattgtaacattttttaactgtaacagtttttataaaataaaaaatttttttgacaccTGATCTTTTTTTTGCGCGCATGcgccacctttttttttttttgagaccGGGAAATTTTCATCACTTTCATTCggtttatttcaacttttttttacacgGGCCGCGGttttaacgttttattttttacacggTCGGTGACACTGAATCTGAGTCTGACTCTTACAAGAATTGTAACTTACGTTATCATCAAATGCGGCCACTGCATCTTGTTTAAACTGCATTAAATATCCTTGGATTTGTGCTACACTATATCTTTGATTTGTGTCACTGACCGTTTTGCTAAACAAGACCGCGTCAGAATGCTTCATGTGTGGATAAAAacgtaaaaacatttgtatcaATTGTGAAACAGAAGCTTTATCAATAATCTGTTTTAAATCAATTCGACCAGGCCGTATAAGTGCAGAGTCAAGTCGTTCAAGGTAATTAGTTGTCATAAATACCAGTCTCTCTTCTGTTGACACTACTCCATCAAGACAGTTTAACAAACCACTAAATGTCACCTAACAATAAATTAATgctaaacttaaaataaaaataaataaaattaactatttttctacatatcaacttttttttatcagtctaattaattaatatattttatgtttgtaacctctttcaaatattaaactataaactatatataataggTTTTAATACAACctcaaataagttttattttaaagagtgtTGGTAAAATAGACTCAGTAAAATAGAATATGTCAAGACTTGAACTGGTTTTTCATTCTAAAAAGTAACACACATCAACCTTATCAGCTTCATACCCAGACATAAATTTCACGTGTCATTATGGGTTttattattgaacttttaaatattttaaatatttattatatttaaacaaacaaaaagttgtatttttctttaaagagTAGACTTGAACTTAttcaaacaataaacttacataATTTGGGTAGTAACCTGCAGCTTTATTCCCAGTCATCTTATCATCATCTCGTTTACTAAAAGCAGCATCAATGTCTTcaagtaaaattatactttgttGTGGCGCCACACTCATTAAATGTGTTAAACGATCATCTGATAATGTTCGATCTCCAAGATTCATTATACATATACTGTATTGCAGTTCACCAGCAAGTGCTGttctatttgtaataaaaaaatgatacatatatatatatatatatatatatatatatatatatatatatatatatatatatatatatatatatatatatgtatatgtatatatatatgtatatatatatatg encodes:
- the LOC136076861 gene encoding uncharacterized protein LOC136076861 isoform X2, with translation MRYITINNIKYEVFSDTINDQFFIIQNEKKKPISLVFPYDAKREKEMQKLRDFKNFVRQNFVDETRFSRTRRKFFLTLLFFLIKKIHFLKKYFLFLDNPYPRSPPSPSLLSPLSPLSPRSPPQTPPEPNREVGPSHWDYSPQSPDPENTESEIL
- the LOC136076861 gene encoding TNF receptor-associated factor 5-like isoform X1 yields the protein MFFFQQLIKKMSANIYPCCFCDKEFSAKELLQHQADCSTEQYSHECFTCKKKVQDLLNHECDYEFLDIQKICFFCNTKIDDQDYYEHSVICFQYYKEQQNRYLNQVVQDEKKNLNYLNLSMNQIMIKMKSLQEKEIKNLKEENDKLQQTLAKTNQEMAELKSLCYDNMLVLANQQDTEHLKQEITKLYHIAEENSTEFLALKNSIQQPKEVKVIQHVFKDTQLIKLDQMNLRLLSDETFYSEPIYTSEGYRYRIKVYTRSTVINNLAIYFQLLRGDLDDGLQWPFTKNVNITLRNKEQFFTRTTTNNNYLQLLDDSSFDKPTTEYNVAVGYKNFISHEELKPFIINNNLFITISIQ
- the LOC136076861 gene encoding uncharacterized protein LOC136076861 isoform X3 — its product is MRYITINNIKYEVFSDTINDQFFIIQNEKKKPISLVFPYDAKREKEMQKLRDFKNFVRQNFVDETRFSRTRHNPYPRSPPSPSLLSPLSPLSPRSPPQTPPEPNREVGPSHWDYSPRKLNLNLFFILLKSINIF
- the LOC136076861 gene encoding proline-, glutamic acid- and leucine-rich protein 1-like isoform X4, with product MKQYVKKCGCYVDYINKESLCYHELLLTKEEEQDLEELMEMEELTEEDYEKYLVQLVQEMEEEESDDIEELKLQMLEEEMEKEVEEIEKEMHEILDEMDWEQYVIDVMNKMDNLPELYL